A genomic stretch from Ficedula albicollis isolate OC2 chromosome 4A, FicAlb1.5, whole genome shotgun sequence includes:
- the TMEM185A gene encoding transmembrane protein 185A isoform X2, with protein MVIVGASVGTGVWARNPQYRAEGETCVEFKAMLIAVGIHLLLLMFEVLVCDRIERGTHFWLLVFMPLFFVSPVSVAACVWGFRHDRSLELEILCSVNILQFIFIALRLDEIIRWPWLVVCVPLWILMSFLCLVVLYYIVWSVLFLRSMDVIAEQRRTHITMAVSWMTIVVPLLTFEILLVHRLDGHNSFSFIPIFVPLWLSLITLMATTFGQKGGNHWWFGIRKDFCQFLLEIFPFLREYGNISYDLHHEDNEETEEMPLPEPPKIAPMFRKKTGVVITQSPGKYVIPPPKLNIDMPD; from the exons ATGGTGATTGTTGGTGCCTCAGTGGGAACAGGAGTATGGGCCCGAAACCCACAGTATCG agcagaaggagaaacCTGTGTGGAGTTCAAAGCTATGTTAATTGCAGTAGGCATCCACCTGCTATTGCTGATGTTTGAAGTCCTGGTGTGTGACAGGATTGAAAGAGGAACTCATTTCTGGCTTCTGGTCTTCATGCCACTGTTCTTTGTGTCTCCAGTCTCAGTTGCAGCTTGTGTGTGGGGATTCCGACACGACAGGTCTCTGGAG ctGGAAATCTTGTGTTCAGTCAATATTCTGCAATTCATATTTATTGCACTCAGACTAGATGAGATCATCAGATGGCCATGGCTT GTTGTCTGTGTTCCACTGTGGATCTTGatgtccttcctgtgcctcGTTGTCCTCTATTACATCGTGTGGTCTGTGCTGTTCCTGCGCTCCATGGATGTGATTGCTGAGCAGAGGAGGACACACATAACCATGGCTGTCAGCTGGATGACAATTGTAGTTCCACTGCTCACATTTGAG ATCTTGCTAGTACACAGACTAGATGGgcataattctttttctttcataccCATATTTGTTCCTCTCTGGCTTTCACTGATAACATTAATGGCAACAACATTTGGACAAAAAGGAGGCAATCACT GGTGGTTTGGAATTCGCAAAGACTTTTGCCAGTTCCTGCTTGAAATTTTCCCATTCTTGCGAGAATATGGAAATATCTCTTATGATCTTCATCATGAAGATAatgaagagacagaagaaatgCCACTGCCTGAACCTCCAAAAATTGCACCAATGTTTCGAAAAAAGACTGGAGTGGTCATTACACAGAGTCCTGGAAAATATGTGATTCCACCTCCCAAGTTAAACATTGATATGCCAGATTAA
- the TMEM185A gene encoding transmembrane protein 185A isoform X1, translated as MNLRGFFQDFNPSKFLIYACLLLFSVLLSLRLDDKIQWSYWAVFAPIWLWKLMVIVGASVGTGVWARNPQYRAEGETCVEFKAMLIAVGIHLLLLMFEVLVCDRIERGTHFWLLVFMPLFFVSPVSVAACVWGFRHDRSLELEILCSVNILQFIFIALRLDEIIRWPWLVVCVPLWILMSFLCLVVLYYIVWSVLFLRSMDVIAEQRRTHITMAVSWMTIVVPLLTFEILLVHRLDGHNSFSFIPIFVPLWLSLITLMATTFGQKGGNHWWFGIRKDFCQFLLEIFPFLREYGNISYDLHHEDNEETEEMPLPEPPKIAPMFRKKTGVVITQSPGKYVIPPPKLNIDMPD; from the exons CAAATTCCTTATTTatgcctgcctgctgctcttctctgtgctgctctctctaCGTCTGGATGACAAAATTCAGTGGAGTTACTGGGCTGTGTTTGCTCCAATATGGCTGTGGAAGTTAATGGTGATTGTTGGTGCCTCAGTGGGAACAGGAGTATGGGCCCGAAACCCACAGTATCG agcagaaggagaaacCTGTGTGGAGTTCAAAGCTATGTTAATTGCAGTAGGCATCCACCTGCTATTGCTGATGTTTGAAGTCCTGGTGTGTGACAGGATTGAAAGAGGAACTCATTTCTGGCTTCTGGTCTTCATGCCACTGTTCTTTGTGTCTCCAGTCTCAGTTGCAGCTTGTGTGTGGGGATTCCGACACGACAGGTCTCTGGAG ctGGAAATCTTGTGTTCAGTCAATATTCTGCAATTCATATTTATTGCACTCAGACTAGATGAGATCATCAGATGGCCATGGCTT GTTGTCTGTGTTCCACTGTGGATCTTGatgtccttcctgtgcctcGTTGTCCTCTATTACATCGTGTGGTCTGTGCTGTTCCTGCGCTCCATGGATGTGATTGCTGAGCAGAGGAGGACACACATAACCATGGCTGTCAGCTGGATGACAATTGTAGTTCCACTGCTCACATTTGAG ATCTTGCTAGTACACAGACTAGATGGgcataattctttttctttcataccCATATTTGTTCCTCTCTGGCTTTCACTGATAACATTAATGGCAACAACATTTGGACAAAAAGGAGGCAATCACT GGTGGTTTGGAATTCGCAAAGACTTTTGCCAGTTCCTGCTTGAAATTTTCCCATTCTTGCGAGAATATGGAAATATCTCTTATGATCTTCATCATGAAGATAatgaagagacagaagaaatgCCACTGCCTGAACCTCCAAAAATTGCACCAATGTTTCGAAAAAAGACTGGAGTGGTCATTACACAGAGTCCTGGAAAATATGTGATTCCACCTCCCAAGTTAAACATTGATATGCCAGATTAA